A region from the Onthophagus taurus isolate NC chromosome 8, IU_Otau_3.0, whole genome shotgun sequence genome encodes:
- the LOC111425564 gene encoding polyglutamine-binding protein 1 — translation MPLPAALQAKLSKRGLILETPSLEKDTHNDYKGFITCPNKSNQYHQCTNWCQVHWKGIPTPDPHYARCARRLIEKYPLPSNWTDVFDKGLGRYYYWNMETDMVSWLPPKHPKSNPTDCAAKLRMKLHKEDEIENSENDRDLDRKKDRDRYYRDRRERDDRDRKHKHDDRERPWRKRNDDLDPMDPSAYSDIPRGTWSDGLEHNKSKADSTASGALYQQRPYPSPGEVLSGNKLKKRRDS, via the exons atgccTCTACCAGCTGCTTTACAAGcgaaattatcaaaaagaGGACTCATACTAG aaacCCCATCATTAGAAAAAGATACTCATAATGATTACAAAGGTTTCATAACATGTCCTAACAAATCCAATCAATACCATCAATGTACAAATTGGTGTCAAGTTCATTGGAAAGGTATTCCAACACCGGATCCACACTACGCTCGATGTGCTCGTCgtttaatcgaaaaatatcCACTACCGAGTAATTGGACAGATGTTTTCGATAAAGGTTTAGGTCGATATTACTATTGGAATATGGAAACCGATATGGTATCGTGGTTACCGCCAAAACACCCCAAATCAAATCCAACGGACTGTGCTGCAAAACTCCGAATGAAGTTGCACAAAGaagatgaaattgaaaattcggAAAACGATCGTGATTTGGATAGAAAGAAGGATCGCGATAGGTATTATCGGGATAGGCGAGAGAGGGATGATCGGGATAGGAAACACAAACACGATGACAGGGAAAGGCCGTGGAGGAAAAGAAATGATGACTTAGATCCTATGGATCCGTCCGCTTACAGTGATATTCCTAGAGGGACTTGGAGCGATGGACTTGAACACAACAAATCAAAAGCTGATTCGACAGCAAGTGGAGCTTTATATCAACAAAGACCTTATCCCTCACCTGGAGAAGTTTTAAgtggaaataaattaaaaaaacgaagagattcataa
- the LOC111425337 gene encoding uncharacterized protein yields MANIFVKWWKNKFLNSYKQFADASYGKVSDTEELLGAVRHDSDIDDQLRVSCTTPPCDNKPEPSPGTSSPYRCPSCPRQTNRKLNFEQFSCDVSLEDGIDKSGQQRQEFSFTLYDFDGYGKITKDDIAGLVTTIYEALGSSVKVPHYGSKTIRVKLTVSPDQRKHVSATLVNCPKPDDDAIKPEIIIPEEPPKPLQPEKSCNVKKNHHRTRTSGLKKRTCRRHRCCEILANRQAKEQTESVNVSDDASEFSATGDNTSEEDRDCSEYQYTCGRNNTKEGKKGSKKVDGKKEISENIEKNDNKQKLRSSSLQRKELLEIIQANMNKNNLEEGTTRNHTTTESQNTNTRHLKTTSKSKRHPKKAVPTLQYLANIMDPAHFYVDLASFHNATQLTNSNIQYDKLIDAVMCVSNKRVPVRKVQVCRKHAAVCSNSNQGNDKPQKRSKLSESEYKTFRKHTKKIPQIVLGTTSAPHYLRHRNRQEDQARAMAQVVRWLEREFSSNFYTNEDGQKKKNNAASSKDGASPTETPTQGSSVERHEHYHVHEHIHHHYHHYEETPIVV; encoded by the exons ATGGCGAATATTTTCGTGAAATGGtggaaaaataagtttttaaacaGCTACAAACAGTTCGCAG ATGCTAGTTATGGGAAAGTTTCCGACACGGAGGAGCTCCTTGGGGCCGTACGCCACGATAGCGACATCGACGACCAATTAAGAGTCTCCTGTACTACACCCCCGTGCGATAACAAACCCGAACCATCCCCGGGCACATCTAGTCCGTATCGATGCCCCTCTTGTCCACGTCAAACCAACAGAAAACTCAACTTCGAACAGTTTTCTTGCGACGTTTCCCTCGAAGACGGCATCGACAAATCCGGACAACAAAGACAAGAATTTTCATTCACCCTCTACGATTTTGATGGATATGGCAAGATTACCAAAgat gaCATTGCCGGATTAGTAACAACAATATACGAAGCGTTAGGTTCTTCAGTAAAAGTACCCCACTATGGAAGCAAAACAATTAGGGTGAAACTAACAGTATCTCCAGATCAGCGCAAACACGTAAGCGCAACACTCGTAAACTGTCCAAAACCGGACGATGACGCAATAAAACCGGAAATAATAATCCCAGAAGAACCACCGAAACCGTTACAACCCGAAAAATCTtgcaatgttaaaaaaaaccaCCACCGAACCCGCACTTCCGGCCTAAAAAAGCGAACTTGCCGGCGTCACCGTTGCTGCGAAATTCTCGCCAACCGCCAAGCGAAAGAACAAACAGAATCTGTTAATGTATCTGACGACGCCTCCGAATTTAGCGCAACCGGGGATAACACCAGCGAGGAAGACCGCGATTGCTCCGAATATCAATACACATGTGGCAGGAATAACACTAAGGAAGGAAAAAAGGGGTCCAAAAAAGTCGATGGGAAAAAGGAAATTTCCGAAAACATCGAAAAAAATgacaacaaacaaaaattaagatcaAGCTCATTACAACGAAAGGAATTACTCGAAATCATCCAAGCTaacatgaataaaaataatttagaagaaGGAACTACACG aaatcacACAACAACTGAATCTCAAAACACAAATACTCGccatttaaaaacaacatCAAAATCGAAACGTCACCCAAAAAAAGCAGTTCCAACTCTTCaatatttagcaaatattATGGACCCGGCTCATTTCTACGTTGATTTAGCGTCGTTTCATAACGCCACGCAATTAACAAACAGTAACATACAATACGATAAATTAATCGATGCGGTTATGTGCGTATCAAATAAACGCGTACCGGTTCGAAAAGTACAAGTTTGTCGCAAACACGCCGCCGTTTGTTCGAATTCGAATCAAGGTAACGATAAACCCCAGAAACGTTCGAAACTGTCCGAATCTGAATACAAGACGTTTCGGAAGCACACGAAAAAAATACCGCAAATCGTGTTAGGGACGACGTCCGCCCCGCATTATTTGAGACATCGTAATCGGCAAGAAGATCAAGCTCGGGCGATGGCTCAAGTTGTTAGGTGGTTAGAACGCGAATTTTCATCGAATTTTTATACTAATGAAGATGggcagaaaaagaaaaataatgcgGCTTCGTCGAAGGATGGAGCTTCGCCGACGGAAACTCCTACACAGGGTTCTAGCGTGGAAAGGCACGAACATTATCATGTACACGAACATATACATcatcattatcatcattatGAAGAAACACCTATCGTGGTTTAA
- the LOC111425388 gene encoding enhancer of yellow 2 transcription factor: MAYTPNEEKVYMYLENRDILSQVAELVEARLVDCGWRDQVRMACRKNLCEGTTPQTMDKLSSEITPVARGMVPDAVKKELLQELEQAILTEANKNSTSKNQQ; this comes from the coding sequence atggcATATACCCCAAATGAAGAGAAAGTGTACATGTACTTAGAAAATCGTGATATATTATCACAAGTAGCCGAGCTCGTTGAGGCTCGGTTAGTTGATTGTGGATGGAGAGATCAGGTTAGAATGGCTTGTCGCAAAAATTTGTGTGAAGGCACTACACCCCAAACAATGGATAAGTTATCTTCCGAAATAACACCCGTTGCTCGAGGTATGGTACCTGACGCAGTTAAAAAAGAACTTCTACAAGAACTCGAACAAGCCATTTTAACAGAAGctaataaaaattcaacatctaaaaatcaacaatag